ATAAATCCAGTGACTTCTGAACTAATGTAACCGCTTCGTCAAACCGGTAATGACTCGCCGCCTGAGCCCCTGTCACACGGTAGACCTCGCCGTAATGAGGATTGAGCGCAAGAACACCAGCAACTTCAGTTTCAAAATCTTTAATCCGGTCTTCGATATAAGCAATGGCAGCACGTAGAGACCGCGCTTCAAAACTATTCGCGTTAATGCTGAGCGCTTGCTCAATTATCAAAGACGCGTCGTCGTAACGCCGTTCCTGAAGAGCTAACTCGGCTAGGAGTAGATGGGCCGCCTCCGACGACTCGTCCAGTTCAATTGCACGGCGGGCCATTTCGGCTGCATCAGATGGATTTTCACTCACCAACGTGCGTCCGAGTCCAACATGTGCAGGTACCCACTCAGGATCAGCGGTTAGGGCCGTTCGAAATGAGCGAACCGCATCCTCGATGTTATATTTTTCTAGAAACAATTCGCCCCAAGCAGTATTAATAGCTGGGTCTTGGGGAGCTGCCGCTGCGGCGCGCCTAAAAAAATCATTCGCCTCACGAGACTGGCCAAGAGCACGTGCGGCTTCGGCTACCCGAAGTAATTCCACATCGACCCGACGCCTTGCCCCTGTGTTAATGATCGGGGCTAGAGTATCTAAAGCCTCAGCAGACCGACCAAGGCGCGTCAGCAGGAGCCCAAGTTCAAGAGCCGCTTCGCCAGTCGAGTCGATCCTAATTGCAGGAAGGAAGAGCCGCTCCGCTTCAGCGTAGTTTCCCTGCCTCGCAGCAATCAGGCCCAACACTGCGGCCGCCGTGGAATCGTTTGAGCCGCGAGCAATTGCGAGACGTCGTGCCTCAGCAACATCACCTAGTGCCAGTGCACGCCTAGCAGCACGTAGAAAATCGTGCCGTTCGGACACTTCACTAACTGCAACTGGTTGTACGCCTGAGCTTTGTGTTGATGCGCTAAGCGGACTACCCAACCAGACTGCAGTTATGCAGGTAAGGACGGAGAGGAGCGCTCGAGACGGCCGCGACGCCCCGCCACGGCGCAACCCTTGATCCAGCAGAACCATGCTACGAATGGCACGATTATACCCCCGAGTTTGAGTCAGCCCTAGTGGCACTCACCTTCGTACTCGCCGTATTCCGAGGGAATTCGACAAAGCAGGACCGGGGAGGAACTGATCTAGAAAAATGCAACCGACTGATGGGATGGAATCTCAAAGCGATTACGGCAGCGTGTACAGACAACATAATCATCGACGCGTACCATATAGTCTCGCAATTTCCCAAACAATGCCCGGTCACGCTCGTCAGCGCCACGAGGTGGACGTTCCTTCTTTACGCGCCTAATCCAGCAAATCTTATACTCTCCACGATGACGACACTTAGGACAGCCATAGGTTGTAGGCTTTAGTTCCTGTTTTTCGTTAAAGAACTCCCGTTCGTTAAGCGCCATTCCGGGACCGTGTTACAAAATTTGAACTCGTTGCAGTGGTAATCCGTCGTAACGCTAGTCAATCCTTGACGAACATCACGAGCGACCAAATACGAGGGAAGTTGACCTTCTCGATCGACACAGGACAAAGCCCTGCTTGCACCAGCAACGCTCGAAGGTCAAGATCAGCCTTGAAACCCAGGTGGACCGTAAGGGGAGACAATATCCGTTCGATCCGAGCGAGAAACCTCCGTTCGCTGAGAAAGTGGTTCAAAACAATGATCCGCCCTCCCTTCCGGCACACGCGATACATTTCCTGCACCACTGATACCGGATCAGACACGACACTAATCACGTAAGGAGCATAAACCAGATCGAACGATTCATCAGGGAACTGAAGTTTTGTGGCATCCATTTGCTTTAGGCGTACGTTCCGCACCCCGCGCCGTTCTAGCCGGCGTTGCGCACCCTCAAGCATTGACACGGACAGGTCGATTCCTGTGACCTTACAATCGTCGGGGTACAGCACCGCACTTATCCCAGTACCAACCCCAACCTCAAGCACCTCGTCACCCGCCTGGATGGCCAAACGCTTGATAGCCTTTAAGCGACCAGGGTGCAGTGCTGGACCAAACATCACATCAACGATTGGCCATTTACCCAAGTAAACCGACGAAATCCGTTCGTAGACTTTATGAACGAAGCTGGTTTCTACAGATACGGTCGAAAGCGCCCGCGTACCCACATCGGACGACACCATAATGTCATTGTCCGATACCGATTCTTGGTCAAATAGAGATACCAAAACCCTCCCTCACCTCGGCACGCGCTCTTTGCGTGCGAACGAACCACGACTATATCTTGGCGGTGAATACAGAGCAAGGCAACGGCCAAGCGATGATAGTTCCCGATCGCCTCCTCCCATAGATAATCTCACGGCCTTGTCGCGGTCATCAGTCAAGTTCGCAAAGGTCGCAACTCTCTTCTGAACCATATTCGTTATAACTTATTCACAAATAAGATCATTGGTCTAATGACACGTTTGACACCCTGTCGGGGCACCGGTATAGTTTTTCGGTTGACCGGTACAGGATTGATGCCAAACGTCTTTCCGAGCTGCCGCTGTTATCTGCCACGGTGCTGAAACTCCGGTCGGATGGCTAACGATGACCGAATCTAACTCGTCTTCCGAAAACAGCGAAGACAGCCGCCTTGATCACCCCTCTTCTTCCTCGTTGGAGGCGGCGAGCAACCCTACTATGCACAGGTCTAAAGCTGCTGCGCTTATCAAGCGTTTAATACAAGAGGTCGTCAACTGGTTCAAAACCTTGGCATCGGCAGCAGTTTACGCGACCCTAATCGTAACCTTCGGTTTCCAAGTGGCACGTGTCGAAGGCCAAAGTATGGCGCCAACGCTGATCGATCAGGATCGACTAATCGTCAATAAGCTCATCTACCGACTTGGCGAGCCTCGACGTAGCGACATCGTCATGCTCTTTTATCCGATCGACCCTGGCAAGTCATTCGTAAAACGAGTCATTGCCGAAGAGGGTGATACTTTCCGAATTGAGAACGGACTCGTCTTCGTGAACGACGTGCCTGTACGAGACGACTACATACCTCAAGGATTTAGGAGCTACGAAGACTACGGGGAGCAGGTCGTGCCGCAAGGCTATTACTTTGTAATGGGCGACCACAGGAACAACAGCTCCGATAGCCGACATTGGGGAATGGTTCCGAAAAAATACATCATCGGTAAAGTTCAAGTTCGATGGTGGCCAATCCCCACCGCCCGAGTATTTTAGTCGCTTAGAGATTCCGCGTAGAGCATCTCGATCACTTTGTTCCAGCGTTCTTCCACCACACGACGGCGCACTTTCATTGTCGGCGTGAGTTCACCGCCCGCAATTGAGAACTCGGCAGGTAGAAGCTTAAACCGCCTAACCTGCTCAAATCCGGCCAGGGTAACGTTCACCTGGTCTACGACTTCCTGGTATAGCGACTGGACGTCAGCCCGTTCCACAAGATCCTCAATCGAGATAAAACTCGCTCCGTCTCGGAGGACGAGTTCCTCA
This genomic window from Vicinamibacterales bacterium contains:
- a CDS encoding methyltransferase domain-containing protein, which produces MVSSDVGTRALSTVSVETSFVHKVYERISSVYLGKWPIVDVMFGPALHPGRLKAIKRLAIQAGDEVLEVGVGTGISAVLYPDDCKVTGIDLSVSMLEGAQRRLERRGVRNVRLKQMDATKLQFPDESFDLVYAPYVISVVSDPVSVVQEMYRVCRKGGRIIVLNHFLSERRFLARIERILSPLTVHLGFKADLDLRALLVQAGLCPVSIEKVNFPRIWSLVMFVKD
- the lepB gene encoding signal peptidase I, whose amino-acid sequence is MHRSKAAALIKRLIQEVVNWFKTLASAAVYATLIVTFGFQVARVEGQSMAPTLIDQDRLIVNKLIYRLGEPRRSDIVMLFYPIDPGKSFVKRVIAEEGDTFRIENGLVFVNDVPVRDDYIPQGFRSYEDYGEQVVPQGYYFVMGDHRNNSSDSRHWGMVPKKYIIGKVQVRWWPIPTARVF